The Rhinoderma darwinii isolate aRhiDar2 chromosome 9, aRhiDar2.hap1, whole genome shotgun sequence sequence CCGGGACAGATTTAAGTAAATTACCTTGATGTGTTGATTATATACCCCAGTCATGTAATCTCATGTAGTGTAAATACAATTTAGGCAGCCATTACTCTCTGTCCATTAATGATCAACCTATTGTTTATCTTTGACTGCCTCTCATTAGCTTATCTTTTACCCTTTACTCCATTTCACAATGATCTCTTTCTGATCTGGCATCCAGGAATTTGCAACACATAGCACAGAATGAGTTTATGTGGAATTGTTGGCTTTGGAAAGCCCTAAAAGACCAAAAAGAAAAGCAAAATAACCTATGTTACTTGTTCCTCCCTCTTCAACCACCTTCTTTCCACAGCTCCACCGTTTGTATCATTAGTTAGTATCACCAACATCAAGTCATCTGCTATTCCTACCCTCCTAGAAAATGGAAACGAAGGTTGAAGAACCTTTATCTAAGTCATCCCTTCATTGTGTTGCCAATGAAGAGGATGAGTCGCTAAAGGTAGAGATGATTCCTCTGAAAGACACCACTATTCAAGTTGAGCCCACCATGATGACCATAACATCTGAACATCCTGGAAAAGATCACATAATCTGGTCTATACTTAACACTTTCTACATGAACTTCTGCTGCCTTGGATTTATTGCACTTATCTTTTCTGTCAAGGtgagttaaaaaaagaaaacacaataaTAATGTCAAAGAAACAGACGTTTGGCCTGATTGACGGAATTTTTTCTTCTGTGTTTTTAaacgcttgtaaaaaaaaacaaacaaagtcaTGAATTTCaagtgtttttcatagtgttttttttttttttagaagcgtTTTCGATGGTGGTTTTTATTATGTAACATTTTGAACAGGAGATTTTTCTGGAGTTCTTAAAGTCCTATAtaaaagcctatgggaaaaatggcagaaaaaaatgaCAT is a genomic window containing:
- the LOC142660809 gene encoding dispanin subfamily A member 2b-like, which gives rise to METKVEEPLSKSSLHCVANEEDESLKVEMIPLKDTTIQVEPTMMTITSEHPGKDHIIWSILNTFYMNFCCLGFIALIFSVKSRDQKLVRNQNRARYYGATARSLNIAASVLTILWFLITATILYFNLLHLWSTITGWFGK